Proteins from a single region of Manis javanica isolate MJ-LG chromosome 5, MJ_LKY, whole genome shotgun sequence:
- the CXXC4 gene encoding CXXC-type zinc finger protein 4 translates to MNTNVCVEPGPSPEAPGLPKESHLPEGALNSLVDYNSEMERYRSFATSFYKTNGGAFPQAAKIARITTPIFPSSAAAAAAAARIGMSPWNCDNAATAAAATAMLWGSGGGGSGGGGGGGGGSGGGGRKSSAAATSSSASSSAILPAGGGGGGGRTSMHHRNDSQRLGKAGCPPEPSLQMANTNFLSTLSPEHCRPLAGECMNKLKCGAAEAEIMNLPERVGTFSAIPALGGISLPPGVIVMTALHSPAAASAAVTDSAFQIANLADCPQNHSSSSSSSSGGAGGANPAKKKRKRCGVCVPCKRLINCGVCSSCRNRKTGHQICKFRKCEELKKKPGTSLERTPVPSAEAFRWFF, encoded by the coding sequence ATGAACACCAATGTCTGCGTGGAGCCCGGGCCGAGCCCGGAGGCCCCGGGCTTGCCCAAGGAAAGCCACCTGCCCGAGGGGGCCCTGAACAGCCTTGTGGATTACAACTCGGAGATGGAGCGCTACCGCTCCTTTGCCACCTCCTTCTACAAGACCAACGGGGGCGCCTTCCCGCAGGCGGCCAAGATCGCGCGCATCACCACCCCCATCTTCCCCAGCAGCGCCGCCGCTGCCGCAGCCGCCGCGCGCATCGGCATGTCCCCCTGGAACTGCGACAACGcggccaccgccgccgccgccaccgccatGCTCtggggcagcggcggcggcgggagcggcggcgggggcgggggcggcgggggcaGCGGCGGGGGCGGCAGGAAATCCTCCGCcgccgccacctcctcctccgcctcctcctcggCGATCCTCcccgcgggcggcggcggcggcggcggcaggacCAGCATGCACCACCGAAACGACTCCCAGAGGCTGGGGAAAGCTGGCTGCCCGCCAGAGCCGTCGTTGCAAATGGCAAATACTAATTTCCTCTCCACCTTATCCCCCGAACACTGCAGACCTTTGGCGGGGGAATGCATGAACAAGCTCAAATGCGGCGCTGCTGAAGCAGAGATAATGAATCTCCCCGAGCGCGTGGGGACTTTTTCCGCTATCCCAGCTTTAGGGGGCATCTCATTACCTCCAGGGGTCATCGTCATGACAGCCCTTCACTCCCCCGCAGCAGCCTCAGCAGCCGTCACAGACAGTGCGTTTCAAATTGCCAATCTGGCAGACTGCCCTCAGaatcattcctcctcctcctcgtcctcctcggGGGGCGCTGGCGGAGCCAACCCGgccaagaagaagaggaaaaggtgtGGGGTCTGCGTGCCCTGCAAGAGGCTCATCAACTGTGGCGTCTGCAGCAGTTGCAGGAACCGCAAAACGGGACACCAGATCTGCAAATTTAGAAAATGTGAAGAGCTAAAGAAAAAACCTGGCACTTCGCTAGAG